aaaGTATGATACGTGGTGAAAATGCCGTTAAATCATTaatttcagtgatatatttctCTGAATGCGAAATgcttctccattttcaatatggccatcatggaatttgatcagattttttttccttttattaAACActgtcataaactcttcgcaatgcaaacatttgtatgggggtaattcatttgaccacattatgaccaaaaatttgagctttattcgagcgttgaaagttggatttattacgctcttcatcacaaccatagatatgttcatatggtcaataagcatttgacgtttgaatcttttttCAGtagatttatgagaggtttattgatagcaataagagcgccaataaaactgagcaatcagcttggtgattgctgtcataagtccgcaataagaattagataaagcCAAGAAGcgtggaaattgttacttgggaagtgAAACACATCAAATCAATCAGCGGGCAATGTTTAGAATTGGAAAAATGTAGTGTTtatagttttattatttttaggcACGTAAAAAGTCTTTAATTTTTTgtctttttaaaacatttttggtaAACTAGAGTATATTTACATTACTATAATTGCCTCGAgcattttctcttttttcaatgcTGGTTTTAATGAGGAATCGGCAAAAAATAATGCCGATTGGTATTTACTAAGTTTTCAACTCGGCCAAACAGACCACACAAAAGTCGGCCAAAAATTTACTCACTcgaatcaaaatatcaaaaaaatgtGAACGTGAGTAAACGGAAACAATAAAATACCTGAAATTACATTCGATCTAATACCACACCCAAATCATTATAATGAGCCTTAAATACGCCTTAAAATGTCACTCGGTCAGCCTGCCCCTTCGACCAACCAGCCCCGGTCTTCCCTATAGATGTAGATTTTGAATAAATCCACTGGAAAGAGCTAAAACTTTTGAAACgatttttagtttaatttgtCCTTACTGCTGTAAAGCATTATGTATAGTTCTTAAAGTTTCTCGATGATCATAACAGTAGCCAAAAATGGAACTAATCCAATCCGGTTATCAAACTTCAAGGTTTTCAAAAGAACTAAACAACTAGAGGTCAAAACTAAGACCTACAGTGTTGATAAATTTCGCTCATTCAGTTGACATGATGAAGTAGAATTCTAGATAGGGTTTCTtacatgcatacgactgcattatttaattgatatttatgacaggaagcaacttctGCTGAATTTTGTGgtctgtataatactgcattggggttcacttctgcttaataaatagctattcgtgctaaatatcgttcaaaaaagcttttatttgatttgaattaacgaggtccagcactaatttcagtcatagcgattcaaTTTCCGGCCCACTTCAAAACCCGTTTCCGGCCttagcaaaatttcgctcaatctctcaagattttactctcattctctctcgggacggtagaaaatgcgacgtaaacaaaaatatgcacgttccacgacaacaagatgccagatggtattattcataattatttttatatgattaattatttttagagcgtcttaggggaaatgctacaaggttaaaagactattattcttccatttacttccactattaacttttttatgtatcaacaagcagatacgtatttcgtttcctacttggaaacttcttcagtgtttgttatctgcttgttgatacataaaaaagttaatagtggaagtaaatggaaggaTTTTTAtatggttgagaagatatatttacgcatccaaatttcttccaaatacttaaaaacaatactttttccaccttttgaaatcgagagaattataaataacatgatagcgtcaacgtattagacaattttcctattaaagatgaaggatcattttcatactcctggccttttggcagcacggtgctgttagaagttcttgggccgaggtgaatttttgttcggtttgagaatacattttaaaatgtattctaatatgtttaaataagttctagtgaaacgaacaaataggaaTAGTTGAAGTGCTTGTGTTTataattatggtgtggtgattaacagcttcaagcaatggttgtatcgagcactgtgacgattttcaggtaggtggtgtggcatcggagagcgaattttgaaatctacattttcgttttctacaattggattaattaggagtaaaataagtgattgaaaaatattgagtattgtgaaaaataaatgggagacttttaaaaaattatcaatcattaaCCTACGGcatccaaacagtataaatcattagtgaGCAGTGaaccgggaaccgggtccataggcccaagtagtgatttaccctatctaAAAATATCTCTTCCATAGCTTTTCGGACTTTATAGTAGTTTTGTTATGAATTGCGATTTCAACTAATAAGAGTGCTATATAAGGCATTTTACGAGACGTTTAATTGACATTTAGTAGCGATccgtttttgtttttatttacatctgatgttttgatttgttcacttttgtttttcaaattttgtgatTCAAACTCAAGATGCGATTCGCTTTCAATCATAgttaaaactaaataaatttataaaatgcTTCCGAAAAGAATCGCCAGCAAGGCTCCAAAACACGTCGCATCCAAGCTTCTTAAGACAGCGGCATCGGCATCCAAATCCGGTAATttaatcaaatattttaaacgTAAAACATTACGATAAACATTCTTTCAGATTCCGTTATTTTAAGCAAATATGCTGCGTCCTTAACAGCAGAACATCTGGAGCGATATATTGATAAAATTTCCATAGTCGGTAAGGATCCATACTTGCTAACAATGAGCCAGAGTGTGCTTCCGGTAACTGTAAGTTACGAGTCCATAATTGAATATGCGCTTCATCAAAAATCGGCGTACACCGGAGCAGGCTTCCATTGTTTCAAAGCCGTGGAAGCAAAACAACGATTCGAGTGTGGGATGGTGAAGCTGGTGGAGGGAATTAGGCTTGGAGTTGGAGACCTATATGTAGTGCGAGGAAAGGTAAGACAGTTTTACATATATAACTAAATGAAACAGTTGAACATATGTGCTGTTGTAATTGGTACCGTTGCAAAAGCGGAAGAAAACAATTATGTTTCTGGTTATCATTGCTTTAAATGAGTGATATGGCCTTCCGTAGCCCAGTGATAAGACGTGTAGCTACAAAGTAGATCATCCAGCATGGATGGTAAACGGTGAATTGTTTCCAATCTCGACTAAGCATTTGTGTTTTGTCTGTTTCTTCTATGATCTGCAAACTCTTAATCCATACATTTCTTGTTTTATAGGTGATGCATTCTATGAAAATGAATGAGCCGAATTTGACTCCGTGGATTGTGATCAATGGGCGCAATATAATTTGTGCACACTGCGATTGTGTGGCAGGAATCGGAGAAGTATGCTCACATGTCGGAGCAGTCTTGTATTGCCTCACAAACATTCATCACACTAGTCTGTCCCAGAGAGCTGCAGGAATCTCAGTTACCGATGTGGAACAACGATGGGGCAGGCCCAGTAAAACGCTGAAAGACAACTTGCAGCAATCCCTGCAAGAGATAGACTTTGGCCATGCTCTTCAAAGCACCGATGCGGTTTACGGAAATGTGCCAACTCTTGACATCGACTCCTTACGAAATATCTTTGAGGATCTCAAACAAGCGGATGTTCGCTGTACGGCAATGCAGATATTTTGCACAAGTGATAAAAAATGTTATCGATGTATGCAAAACTCGCAAGAAAACTACGTTGCATCAAGTCTACTGCTACAAGACTTGTACGACGAAACACTAATAAACGAGAGTATCGAACGATTGAGGTTCAAGGCTTTAATTGTTTATGATCAGCTACGACTGGTGATAAATAAAGAAGCTCAGAAGCAAATTGAAGCCCAAACTAAAGGACAGTGGAAAAGTGACCTTTGGAAGTCGTTCCGTATTGGAAGAATCACAGCGTCCGTTTTAAAAAGAGTGTTGTCAACTAAAATAGACAATCCTTCATTGTCACTACTTAAAACCATTTGTGCACCCGATACAACGTATTTTTCCACCCAAGCTACACGGTATGGAAAGAACATGGAGAAGGTTGCTTTGAATAAACTttcactgttttgcctttctcgtacaacaaagttgtaccagaaaggctttcatttcactcccaaaacgtactttttatagagcgcttgtagacccatagtattatataccattcgattcagctcgataaactgagcaaatgtctgtctgtccgtgtgtgtgtccgtgtgtgtgtgtgtgcgtatgtgtgtgcacattgaaacattagccaatttttctagtactaaacctgaatcgattttgctacaagttgcattcgatggggaatgttttcttcttgttcactattgagtttcataatgatggcacttctcaaaaaatagtaaatattcaaagagttatgagacatcataatttcgtaacaaataagctatcgattttctaggttatgttctcccaagacacaatttattcgaaaccggcacactgacagcatagaatacacagcttacacggaagaaaaaacttcacaaagaaacatagaaacccattaatgagttaaaaagtacctattttaagatttcatgtatacactgaaaattctcgtttattttttcaaaatgacctaagaaacatattttcatgaatgaattttaatattgcgatcaacagaccaatatgatagcttttgattgcagtacacaaattaattcatgaataaaaggtgacatatgttctttttaaaagttaagcgtcatttctgccatttctttcccgtatgggccgatgtgaggagtgaaaagtgagaagtgggagtgagaagtgagaagtgaggagtgaaaagtaagacgtaagagatgaaaaatgagaaatgaaaactccacagatgatccgaaatgaaaacaaaatgtttttccaaatttaatctagactatcctttgaaaagagctgaaatttttttgctaatattttcaaatggatataatagaaaaacgacgcatcccacaaaaaagtgttgtatgggtgaccatcgcaaaatcagtcaaactttctagtgaaaatatcggaaacaatccaaattgagccctacactgaaaaaatcagtttaaaaattttaaagtcgatttgcgatttaaatgaaattttgtctcaagataggtgattatgttccctaccaaccgtccatacatcgcaagctgggcactcttaaggaaaaaaagtttttctaacaaaaactttttcttgtcggaattattttcagtgtattttcatctgaaattaaaccaatgaaagccatcgttatagaaccccaagcaaatctatttttatgatacattgtctaatttagtcactaaatatatagtttgtttttaaattaagagtaatattaagaaggggtttatatcttcaaaaaaaaatattatattccattattagcttctttagttgcgaccagttacgaccaaaacattgtactctgcctgactgtacaggaatacttaatatgagtatattatgtatacatatgttaaatccaccccttaaagacactgaaaaaatcaattccgtcaagaaaaagtttttgttagaaaattttttttcccttcaaagtgcccagcttgcgatgtatgaacggttggtagggaacataatcacctatcttgagacaaaatttcgtccaaatcgaaaagggcgtttttttgcaaatcgacttttaattttttaaatcgattttttttagtgtagggttcaattttgagtttttcaaaaaatttcaaaaagttttattagaaagtttgactgattttgcgatagtcacccatacaacacttttttgtaggaagggtcgtttttcgattatatccatttgaaaaaatcagtaaaaacaagtttgacccttttcaaaagatagtctgaatcaaatttgaataaactaagtatgcacttttcttttaactgcacttcttaaatattgaccaataaatttacaaaaagtcaacttaaacaatcagaacgcttgcaagttcccaaaaagttctattttggctttacgcattttattacatttcccgcataacttttcaaaaggacctaagtaaatttttttcatgaattctcgcttaacttttcaaaaggacgtaagaaactttttttttcatgaattaatttgaatactgcaatcaatattgtgattctcgagatattatagcatttttctcattcacctctgcctcgcttagttgtgcgccgctaaggtattgtgtcatattatgATACTTAACTCAATTtaagtgtagaatattacatcacaaattaaacataattgcactactaatatccacttaaacaatatcccgaacgcaacacaggcgaaagaaaagcagaaaaaaaacctcgaacaatttcacttaaaaaagggacgtaaagggacgacaatatgctacataccttacaagcgaatgtggaaaagcttaccgaaagctcacatctatttgacattggtttatttactttttgcatggcgcacaactcggcgcatgggacccggcgcgtaactggtgagccagtatgctaattttagaaaagaatcgcaatagctttcatgttgttctgttgattgcagtactcaaattaattcatgaaaaaatgttacttaggtccttttgataaattatgcgagatctatagtacagcagaaagtccattgctgataaaagttcatttcgaacaatacaccgcagattgctggttcatttttttgacatatactctgtctcgctcaaaccaacagcgaataatctagcgactactttaacgaactatttaaggaacagctactttaaccgaccgtgcccatttagcaagtacggtgttgaacataatctggagattaaaataacactttaataaagtttaaaaaacttagcaagtaaccgcacaatattgagtaaaacaaattaagggtgtagcatttctgcatgcggtgaataaatttcgcaccgtgtatataactgacagcatgaatgtttgtgttgcttctttcgtgctttattgatgatgctaacctctcaagcaaagttttccaaagcttcaaatgtggaacacgaaaactaatggacgaacacacacgcgctagagacccgaagccgatgacttcagccgctcgcctcaacacagctgtaaaagtttcgtcgttggaaataaaatcgcatacctacgtacatgctttctcgtgcgctcgttacgtttgctgccattttgtttcatgctttggaaggaaagaagaggcgtgtcattaaggctaactgcttttggtttgggtggtttggttggttcgggtggaatgatggtgtagtttgggcatatgggtgatttgaacataacgttcgttttcatacacctccttatttccatattatgcggcttttttcatttatatttatgtgaattgttggtttcattttcacaaatgtacttgtacaattattacacaaagggatgcaaaatcaatgtatgacatacaactatgtagtattattgaactttaatattacattggtgaaaaaacactacgtggcaATCAGGAAAGTTgaaacatatcgaattttaatccatatgtatttttcaaaacgcgccgttgcgctaatcattgtatttactatcgctaatcattgtactaccgcacgatcgaatatttgtaacatatgcatttttcctttctcgtacaacaaagttgtaccgaaaggctatatgattgctaaaaaacttgatagaaggcccggagacccatagtgttatataccgatcgactcagctcgacaaactgaggtgacgtctgttttttgtgtatgtgtgtgtatgtgtacaaattttgtaggcacactttttagaacttagaattatccgatttactcgcaacaagttgcattcgacggggaattgtttgctattggaaatgggcccgatcattgcttttcggaattattgaaaaaccattgtttttccccaaaggtcccccttgaaaattcaaagaactttttttttgaatggtggcaaggcaaaaatattaaaaatgatcgaaaaaatgtgatctattcccccaaagagcttttttgacctttctaatgtgattttttcaatatattttataatgcacgagaaaggcatcatcactgctaggtggattaatctgggtttttgactAAAAGTCACTCACATGCCTCTATAAGTGAAATAGGACTAGTAATCAGTCATCTGCACCCGGAGATAGCTGCATCTCCTGATGGTCTCCTAGTATGCAGCTGCTGCGAAAAAGTGCCTATTGAGATAAAATGCCCTTTTAAATTCAAAGATGAAAAGGATGTGCTAGTTAAGTTAACACAGAAACGACAACCTTATTTGAGGCAGGTAGAAAGTGGATATGAACTTATAACGACTCACGACTATTATGCACAAGTGCAGGCACAAATTGCCCTTACCGAAGCTGACTacggatttttttatgtatggACTAAACAAGAAGATGTGTTAATTAGGATCCCCAGAGACAAAGATTTTTGGGAACAAGCATTGATTAAGACGAACACTTTTTTCAAAGCCGTCGTCCTCCCAGAGCTAATGGGAAAATATTATACTAGAACACAAAGGTAATACGTTGaattaaataaaaacatttgaaaaataataaatttaatatgtacatatatttaaaaaataatgaagGAACAGAAAGAACAAATTAAAATGAGGTGTTTTTTCTTATGGTTTTATCGTTTGTAATACTAGAACTCTCCATATTACACACTTTTAATTAATTATGGGTTTACATATGTTGACAAGAATCGCTGCAACGTACACTATCATATCCATTGCCATAATTCCGTTATGTTGACGCATTATCAGCGTCATTGGCACATGTCCCTTCAACAGCTGATACTTCTCTCGAATCATCCCAATCACTCGTTCCACATGAATTCGGACATTCGCTATTTTCCGAGTATTTTCGACGTCCaaagcagttagttgaggaccGTACTTCTTAAAAGCCGGAATATTCAGTCTTGCATTCTTCTTTTTAATTTCTTCCTCTATAAGAAATCCGCGATCAGCCATTATGACGTCACCTTCGGACACGTGGTTAAGAAATCCACAGTCAGTACTAATATATTTATCGGATGTTCTACCTCCATAGCCCCTTGAAACGAAAATTACGCATCCTGATGGACTGATGCCAACCAGATATTTCATGGTGTTACCTTTTTTATAATCGGACCACTGTTGCGCTGCGGCAATGGGGTTCGATGAACGTTGGCCACGGATTTCAAAACAGTCGATTATTATAGTAGTGTCATCGCCGAATGCATCGCGGAAGCACTGTGGAGTATGTTTCTTCAGAGTGTCCCTTGATGGCCAGTGCACaacgttgaaaaatattttatacaAAGTGTATATTgtagataaaaaatatttcgatgTTGTTGCAGGGCACACTTCGTAAGAAATGCTTAGCGATTTATAAAAATAGTCGAATCTTAGTTTCTGGAGCGTCATTAGGAACACTTGTTCTTTTGTAAGATTGAGTGGTGCGGTCATATGTGGTTCAATTTGTCGAAAAATGGCCTCAACTACGTGGTAATTGTCAAGACCGGTATAGTACTTCACATCTAACGGTCTGTCTTTCAAACTCTGCATGTCTACTTTTGTGCGTCTTATGGTTTTCTTTAAATCTTCCATTTCCACATTTTGCACTGCAATGA
The nucleotide sequence above comes from Armigeres subalbatus isolate Guangzhou_Male chromosome 3, GZ_Asu_2, whole genome shotgun sequence. Encoded proteins:
- the LOC134223887 gene encoding uncharacterized protein LOC134223887, encoding MSKIRYRCCVPECMSFCLIGKQNKERFYRCPDPDRMSSVYLRRQAKLRLDAWRKVISEDLMPTGRICSKHFVSGRPAYLACTSDVDWIPTFLLPSKNTNGDPNEMHEMEGIHENVSVLRNSVASGDESTIHPSNTHPDPSTENNYDMSRPANDENDSCSSSELTLSCNGDDHISFDEQSQQLFDGNLPEQVDESFREKCKKRQTRNVSVQATPLIRSHFTQTESIQIRNDQDVQEIERLKRVIAVQNVEMEDLKKTIRRTKVDMQSLKDRPLDVKYYTGLDNYHVVEAIFRQIEPHMTAPLNLTKEQVFLMTLQKLRFDYFYKSLSISYEVCPATTSKYFLSTIYTLYKIFFNVVHWPSRDTLKKHTPQCFRDAFGDDTTIIIDCFEIRGQRSSNPIAAAQQWSDYKKGNTMKYLVGISPSGCVIFVSRGYGGRTSDKYISTDCGFLNHVSEGDVIMADRGFLIEEEIKKKNARLNIPAFKKYGPQLTALDVENTRKIANVRIHVERVIGMIREKYQLLKGHVPMTLIMRQHNGIMAMDMIVYVAAILVNICKPIIN